From Achromobacter spanius, a single genomic window includes:
- a CDS encoding DUF2160 domain-containing protein gives MFSWMVWTTPVAVFFSCIVLMLVGMTIWELKSPTQERKGFLPLRTTRGDRLFIGLMAAAWLNLAFLGFGQKAVEWFSLDQPPSVWISFVLSMLLLAFIMKKG, from the coding sequence ATGTTCAGCTGGATGGTCTGGACCACCCCGGTTGCCGTGTTCTTCAGCTGCATCGTGCTGATGCTGGTGGGCATGACGATCTGGGAACTGAAGTCGCCTACGCAGGAGCGCAAGGGGTTTCTGCCCCTGCGCACCACGCGCGGCGACCGGCTGTTCATTGGTCTCATGGCCGCGGCGTGGCTCAACCTGGCGTTTCTGGGGTTCGGCCAGAAGGCGGTCGAGTGGTTTTCGCTGGATCAGCCGCCATCGGTATGGATCAGCTTCGTGCTGTCCATGCTGCTGCTGGCGTTCATCATGAAAAAAGGGTGA